CGGGGGTGACGCCGCCGCCACCGCCCAGCTCGGTCGACAGGAAGGGCAGGCCCATGGACTCGACCGCGCTGTCCAGCTCGCCGGCGCTGTCCAGCTCGGTGAGCACCTGGGTGAAGGGGGCGGCGAAGGCCTCGGCCAGGGCGCGCGTCGCCGCGCGCTGCGCCGGATCGGCCAGTTCGTGGATGACCGCGCTGGGCGCAAAGCGCAGGGTGCTGCCCCCGGAATGGATGTCGATTACCGCATCGGCCTGCGGCAGCAGCCGCGTGTGGACCCAGTGGGCGATGGCGGCCGTGGGGCCGCCGTCCGCGCGTCCGGGGAAGCTGCGGTTCATGTTGGCGCCGTCGAGCGGCGACAGCCGCCGGCCCGCCTGGAGCGCGGGATAGCAGAGCGCCGGCAGGGCGACGATGCGCCCGCGCAGCGAGGAGGCGTCCAGGCCCTGCAGCAGGCGCAGGATGCCGAGCGGGCCTTCGTACTCGTCGCCGTGGCTGGCGCCGGTGAGCACCAGGGTCGGCCCCGGTCCGCCCACGCAGGCGACGATCGGCGTCAGCAGACGCCCCCAGGCAGAGGCGTCGGTGGACAGGGGCAGATGCAGATTGCCGGCGCGCAGGCCGGGCGAGTCCAGGTTGATGTCGCAGTGCACGCGGCTGGTGTCGTCCATGAGTTCCTCCCGTAATGCTCCCAAGAAACCGCGATGCAGCCGGCGAGTCAAGCGCCGGCACCCACCGGGGGGCGCACGCACTGCCGCGAAGCGGTCCGTTTCGAGGGCCGAGGACAGGCAAGACTCTCTGCGCAGCGGGGCCGTTTAAGGCCACGGTATCGCCCGGGGCGCGCCCATACTGTGACCGTGGGCGCGGCGTGAGTCGTTGCCCGAACCCCCACGACCTCAGCAACGGAGGGC
The Acidihalobacter prosperus DNA segment above includes these coding regions:
- a CDS encoding succinylglutamate desuccinylase/aspartoacylase domain-containing protein, producing MDDTSRVHCDINLDSPGLRAGNLHLPLSTDASAWGRLLTPIVACVGGPGPTLVLTGASHGDEYEGPLGILRLLQGLDASSLRGRIVALPALCYPALQAGRRLSPLDGANMNRSFPGRADGGPTAAIAHWVHTRLLPQADAVIDIHSGGSTLRFAPSAVIHELADPAQRAATRALAEAFAAPFTQVLTELDSAGELDSAVESMGLPFLSTELGGGGGVTPATVALAHAGLLRCLAALGMLDAAPPASAPTRFLEVPEDGYVMALRGGLLEPLIEVGDPVAAGQVVARLYDIDTPLAPPLPLHAPADGVLVCRAARGGVARGDTLAVVGRDGGHGA